In Besnoitia besnoiti strain Bb-Ger1 chromosome Unknown contig00066, whole genome shotgun sequence, the sequence tgcagtactaggaattagtagtattttaagttctattaacttccttggtacttgcgtcttcatgggttctaatgctggtgctaagaactatattctatatatctgggctatcatatttactgcccttatgttagtcttcactctacctattcttactggtggattagttatgatccttcttgatctacacgtaaacactgaattttatgattctatgtattctggtgatagtgtactttatcaacatctattctggttcttcggacatccagaggtatacattctaattttacctgcttttggtgtagtctcgcagacattatctatgtatgctgctagatctgtcttcggtggacaatctatgatcttagctatgggttgtatttctattctaggttccttagtatgggcacatcatatgatgacagtcggtctagaggtagataccagagcttatttctctgctatgactattatgattgcaattcctaccggtactaagattttcaactggttaggtacctatatggctagccatacaactacaagaactgtagatctatgggctgctcttagttttatcctattgtttactctaggtggtactacaggtgtagttatgggtaacgctggtatggatattgccctacatgatacatactatattgtagctcatttccatttcgtattatctcttggtgcagtactagctactatatgtggctttatcttctatagcagagatatgttcggagatactgtaaatctattccatgtaaataccggtgcttctccatatttaagcatctggttt encodes:
- a CDS encoding uncharacterized protein (encoded by transcript BESB_070230), with amino-acid sequence MITVILKSNTFSCLKQSSGVVVYCNHKELGCLYLITGVIFSILGTIMSLFIRFELYSSGSRIICTETIATYNVIITIHGLAMIFMFLMPALYGGYGNFFVPIYIGGSEVVFPRTNAISYFLVPLGSVLLTQSICSEFGSGLGWTMYPPLSTSLMVLNPEATDWIIGGLAVLGISSILSSINFLGTCVFMGSNAGAKNYILYIWAIIFTALMLVFTLPILTGGLVMILLDLHVNTEFYDSMYSGDSVLYQHLFWFFGHPEVYILILPAFGVVSQTLSMYAARSVFGGQSMILAMGCISILGSLVWAHHMMTVGLEVDTRAYFSAMTIMIAIPTGTKIFNWLGTYMASHTTTRTVDLWAALSFILLFTLGGTTGVVMGNAGMDIALHDTYYIVAHFHFVLSLGAVLATICGFIFYSRDMFGDTVNLFHVNTGASPYLSIWFVVFLGSILLIFIPMHILGFNVMPRRIPDYPDYLCYINTWCSIGSISTIVIILTMLC